The following coding sequences are from one Rutidosis leptorrhynchoides isolate AG116_Rl617_1_P2 chromosome 11, CSIRO_AGI_Rlap_v1, whole genome shotgun sequence window:
- the LOC139875861 gene encoding nuatigenin 3-beta-glucosyltransferase-like, whose amino-acid sequence MSNGRKYTSDVATDFHVVFLPLPSPSHMIPLVDVARLFSARGVRSTIVTSHHSLSLLQNHINFDLARGYPISVHIVNIPPGKGMAYLSSLQKPIEQVVRNLDPNCIFSDMFFTWTVDLAEELKIPRLLFYPNCLFSHSVLYSLKQHYCSTIVKSKHESFVVPDLPDKITMKKSRVPDWVKLNTVLGDYFETVLQSGKRSFGLVYNTCYEIEPAYVDHMKKSVKGTKIWHIGPLFEYFNNKNYDDCMSNKHESLTWLDNQKPKSVIYVCFGSLTTFQEAQITEIALALDECDQPFVWVIRRKEDNQEGINNGLPQGFEERIRKTNKGLIIRDWAPQVEILQHAAIGGFLTHCGWGSVLEAVVAGVPLVTWPLTADHFEIEKLVELLEIGVKVGAEVYNMSFDITSPIIEKRTIVDAIVKLQDGSIIGENMRQNLKVLSNKVKQSVQEGGSSFNNLTGLIEDIKAFEFSQNN is encoded by the coding sequence ATGTCGAACGGGAGAAAATATACTTCTGACGTGGCTACCGACTTTCACGTCGTCTTCCTCCCTTTACCATCTCCCAGCCATATGATCCCTCTAGTCGATGTCGCAAGGCTTTTTTCGGCCCGTGGGGTCCGGTCAACCATCGTTACAAGTCATCATAGTCTTTCCCTGTTGCAAAATCACATTAACTTTGACTTAGCCCGTGGTTACCCGATTTCGGTCCACATTGTCAACATTCCACCAGGAAAGGGAATGGCTTATTTAAGTTCACTCCAAAAACCAATAGAACAAGTGGTTCGAAACCTTGATCCAAATTGTATATTTTCGGACATGTTCTTTACGTGGACCGTTGACCTAGCAGAGGAACTTAAAATCCCTAGATTGTTGTTTTATCCTAATTGTTTGTTTTCCCATTCTGTTTTATATAGCTTAAAACAGCATTATTGTAGTACTATAGTAAAATCAAAACACGAGAGTTTTGTTGTTCCTGATTTGCCTGATAAAATTACAATGAAAAAGTCTCGAGTCCCGGATTGGGTCAAGTTAAACACGGTGTTGGGCGATTACTTTGAAACCGTGTTACAATCTGGGAAGCGAAGTTTTGGGCTGGTTTATAATACGTGTTATGAGATTGAACCGGCTTATGTTGATCACATGAAGAAGAGTGTTAAAGGTACGAAAATTTGGCATATTGGTCCTCTATTCGAATATTTCAATAACAAAAATTATGACGATTGTATGTCGAACAAACACGAATCTCTCACTTGGCTTGATAATCAAAAACCTAAATCGGTGATATACGTTTGTTTTGGGAGTTTGACAACATTTCAAGAAGCGCAAATTACTGAAATCGCATTGGCGCTAGATGAATGTGATCAACCATTTGTTTGGGTGATAAGAAGGAAAGAAGATAATCAAGAAGGCATCAATAATGGGCTCCCACAAGGATTTGAAGAGAGAATTAGGAAGACAAATAAGGGTTTAATTATTAGGGATTGGGCCCCACAAGTTGAAATACTACAACACGCGGCGATTGGGGGATTCTTAACTCATTGTGGTTGGGGATCGGTCCTTGAAGCCGTGGTTGCAGGTGTGCCATTAGTTACATGGCCATTAACTGCAGACCATTTTGAAATCGAGAAATTGGTGGAGCTTTTAGAAATTGGAGTCAAGGTTGGCGCGGAGGTTTATAACATGTCTTTCGATATTACTAGCCCGATAATTGAAAAACGGACGATAGTAGATGCCATTGTGAAATTGCAAGATGGATCCATCATTGGTGAAAACATGAGACAGAACTTAAAAGTGTTGTCTAATAAAGTGAAGCAAAGTGTTCAAGAAGGGGGGTCTTCTTTTAACAATTTAACCGGATTGATAGAAGATATCAAAGCGTTTGAGTTCTCCCAAAACAATTGA
- the LOC139875860 gene encoding uncharacterized protein, translating into MSESGSTSSSSVTKISKLEFNDPFYMHPSDTSALQTNNKLGFIDGTCVRFEYEDDEVLLGQWDRCNLVVLTWILMSLSEDVYNGQIFSKTAESDWSELKETCDKVDASVTFNLYQKINSCTQSGQSLFDYYHKLNAMWRQFDDMIKFDDIVSANKSFPEHSQFLKLMQFLMRLDDVYTPIRSHILTSDHVPSVKIAFSITSRDLWHSNNTHVKN; encoded by the exons ATGTCCGAAAGTGGTTCCACTAGTTCTAGTAGTGTAACTAAGATTAGTAAACTTGAATTTAATGATCCATTTTACATGCATCCTAGTGATACTTCTG CTTTGCAAACAAATAATAAACTGGGATTTATTGATGGTACTTGTGTAAGGTTTGAATATGAGGATGATGAAGTGTTGTTAGGTCAGTGGGATAGATGCAATTTAGTTGTTTTAACTTGGATATTAATGTCATTATCTGAAGATGTTTATAATGGTCAGATATTTTCTAAAACTGCTGAATCTGATTGGTCCGAACTTAAAGAAACTTGTGACAAAGTTGATGCATCTGTCACATTTAACCTTTATCAAAAGATTAATTCATGTACTCAGTCTGGACAGTCTTTGTTTGATTATTACCATAAATTGAATGCTATGTGGAGACAATTTGATGATATGATTAAGTTTGACGATATTGTTTCTGCTAATAAATCTTTTCCAGAACacagtcaatttttaaaacttatgCAGTTTTTAATGAGATTAGATGATGTGTATACACCTATTAGAAGTCATATACTAACTAGTGATCATGTTCCTTCTGTTAAAATTGCTTTTTCAATTACTTCAAGGGATCTATGGCATTCTAATAATACACATGTTAAAAATTAG